One genomic window of Pseudomonas aeruginosa includes the following:
- the hemC gene encoding hydroxymethylbilane synthase, translated as MSSREIRIATRQSALALWQAEYVKARLEQAHPGLTVTLLPMTSRGDKLLDAPLAKIGGKGLFVKELETALLEGAADIAVHSMKDVPMDFPEGLGLYTICEREDPRDAFVSNTYASLEQLPAGSVVGTSSLRRQAQLLARRPDLQIRFLRGNVNTRLAKLDAGEYDAIILAAAGLIRLGFESRIRSSISVDDSLPAGGQGAVGIECRTADSDLHALLEPLHHTDTALRVTAERALNKRLNGGCQVPIACYAIREGDQLWLRGLVGQPDGTQLLRAEGRAPLAEAEALGVRVAEDLLEQGAEAILEAVYGEAGHP; from the coding sequence ATGTCGTCCCGCGAAATCCGCATCGCCACTCGCCAGAGCGCCCTCGCCTTGTGGCAGGCCGAATACGTCAAGGCGCGCCTGGAGCAGGCTCATCCTGGCCTGACCGTCACCCTGCTGCCGATGACCAGTCGCGGCGACAAGCTGCTCGACGCACCGCTGGCGAAGATCGGCGGCAAGGGCCTGTTCGTCAAGGAACTGGAAACCGCCCTGCTCGAAGGCGCCGCCGACATCGCGGTGCATTCGATGAAGGACGTGCCGATGGACTTTCCCGAGGGGCTCGGCCTCTACACCATCTGCGAGCGCGAAGACCCGCGTGACGCTTTCGTCTCGAACACCTACGCCAGCCTCGAGCAACTGCCAGCCGGCAGCGTGGTCGGCACCTCCAGCCTGCGCCGCCAGGCGCAGCTGCTGGCGCGCCGGCCGGACCTGCAGATCCGTTTCCTGCGAGGCAACGTCAATACCCGCCTGGCCAAGCTGGATGCCGGCGAATACGACGCGATCATCCTCGCCGCCGCCGGCCTGATCCGCCTCGGCTTCGAGTCGCGCATCCGCTCCTCGATCAGTGTCGACGACAGCCTGCCCGCCGGCGGACAAGGCGCCGTCGGCATCGAATGCCGTACGGCCGACAGCGACCTGCATGCCTTGCTGGAACCCTTGCACCATACCGACACGGCTCTGCGGGTCACTGCCGAGCGCGCGCTGAACAAGCGGCTCAACGGCGGTTGCCAGGTGCCGATCGCCTGCTACGCCATCCGCGAGGGCGACCAACTGTGGCTGCGCGGCCTGGTCGGCCAGCCTGATGGCACCCAGTTGCTGCGCGCCGAGGGGCGGGCGCCACTGGCGGAAGCCGAGGCGCTGGGCGTGCGGGTGGCCGAGGACCTGCTGGAGCAGGGCGCCGAAGCGATTCTCGAAGCCGTCTACGGCGAGGCCGGACATCCGTGA
- a CDS encoding type VI secretion system tip protein VgrG, with translation MFAAANQTHFSLAIDGLALDLQVLSFSGREAISQPFAFDLELVGERPVPDLESLLHKPAFLTLGPAGNGIHGLVRSAGQGDSGKRLTRYRITLVPQLAYLAQRTNQRIFQHLTVPQIVGRVLEEHGILPDAYRFQLGTRYPEREYCVQYDESDLQFIQRLCCEEGIHFHFQHSATAHLLVFGDDQTVFPRLAPVAYQQDSGLVADRPAVKRFGVRLETRTSRVTRRDYDFEKPRLTLESAARGEARPDLEDYDYPGRFVDRERGKHLARRALERQRSDYRLAEGRSDQPLLLSGHFLPLAAHPQAGWNDLWLLTEVIHEGRQPQVLEESIVSDASASPDDFRQGYRNRFQATPWEAFFRPPLTPPKPRILGTQSAVVTGPKGEEIHCDRYGRVKVQFHWDREGQADDSSSCWLRVASGWAGRNYGAIAIPRVGMEVLVTFLEGDPDQPLVTGCLFHREHPVPYELPGHKTRSVFKSLSSPGGGGYNELRIEDRKGQEQIFVHAQRDWDENIEHDQKIRVGHQRHDTVQANSYSEFKAEEHRTTHAERKVEVRASDHLTVANDQHLKIASGQFVEAGQEIHLSSGLKVVLEAGAELTLKGGGSFLKLDASGVTLSGANVRVNSGGSPGNGSGAAPLLPGPPLDADAATAGQVLDNPARSRPERKGPEQLIVDVWGDPAQGSQVVLLPPEREA, from the coding sequence ATGTTCGCAGCAGCCAACCAGACCCATTTCAGCCTCGCCATCGACGGCCTCGCCCTCGACCTGCAGGTGCTCTCCTTCAGCGGCCGCGAAGCCATCAGCCAGCCGTTCGCCTTCGACCTGGAGCTGGTCGGCGAACGCCCCGTGCCGGACCTCGAAAGCCTGCTGCACAAACCCGCCTTCCTTACCCTCGGGCCCGCCGGCAACGGTATCCACGGCCTGGTGCGCAGCGCCGGACAGGGCGACTCGGGCAAGCGCCTGACCCGCTACCGCATCACCCTCGTCCCGCAACTGGCCTACCTCGCCCAGCGCACCAACCAGCGCATCTTCCAGCACCTCACGGTGCCGCAGATCGTCGGCCGGGTGCTGGAGGAACACGGCATCCTCCCCGACGCCTACCGCTTCCAGCTCGGCACCCGCTACCCCGAGCGCGAATACTGCGTGCAGTACGACGAGAGCGACCTGCAGTTCATCCAGCGCCTGTGCTGCGAGGAGGGCATCCACTTTCATTTCCAGCACAGCGCCACGGCGCACCTGCTGGTGTTCGGCGACGACCAGACGGTGTTCCCGCGGCTCGCGCCGGTGGCCTACCAGCAGGACTCCGGCCTGGTCGCCGACCGGCCGGCGGTCAAGCGCTTCGGCGTACGCCTGGAAACCCGCACCAGCCGCGTCACCCGCCGCGACTACGACTTCGAGAAACCGCGCCTGACGCTGGAAAGCGCCGCCCGCGGCGAAGCCCGGCCGGACCTCGAGGACTACGACTATCCCGGTCGCTTCGTCGACCGCGAGCGCGGCAAGCACCTGGCCAGGCGTGCCCTCGAACGGCAGCGCAGCGACTACCGCCTGGCCGAGGGCCGCAGCGACCAACCGTTGCTGCTCAGCGGCCACTTCCTGCCGCTGGCCGCCCATCCCCAGGCGGGCTGGAACGACCTCTGGCTGCTCACTGAGGTGATTCACGAGGGGCGGCAGCCTCAGGTGCTGGAGGAAAGCATCGTCTCCGATGCCTCGGCGAGCCCGGACGACTTCCGGCAGGGTTACCGCAACCGCTTCCAGGCCACGCCCTGGGAGGCGTTCTTCCGTCCCCCGCTGACGCCGCCGAAGCCGCGCATCCTCGGCACGCAGAGCGCGGTGGTGACCGGCCCGAAGGGCGAGGAAATCCACTGCGATCGCTACGGTCGGGTGAAGGTGCAATTCCACTGGGATCGCGAGGGCCAGGCCGACGACAGCAGCAGTTGCTGGTTACGCGTTGCCTCCGGCTGGGCGGGAAGGAACTACGGTGCCATCGCCATCCCGCGGGTCGGCATGGAGGTGCTGGTGACCTTCCTCGAAGGCGATCCCGACCAGCCGCTGGTCACCGGCTGCCTGTTTCACAGGGAACATCCGGTGCCCTACGAACTGCCGGGGCACAAGACCCGCAGCGTCTTCAAGAGCCTCAGCAGCCCTGGCGGCGGTGGCTACAACGAGCTGCGCATCGAGGACCGCAAGGGCCAGGAGCAGATCTTCGTCCATGCCCAGCGCGACTGGGACGAAAACATCGAGCACGACCAGAAGATCCGCGTCGGTCACCAACGCCACGACACCGTGCAGGCGAACAGCTACAGCGAGTTCAAGGCCGAGGAACACCGCACCACCCACGCCGAGCGCAAGGTGGAGGTCCGAGCCAGCGACCACCTCACCGTAGCCAACGACCAGCACCTGAAGATCGCCAGCGGCCAGTTCGTCGAGGCCGGCCAGGAGATCCACCTGAGCAGCGGTCTGAAGGTGGTGCTGGAGGCCGGCGCCGAACTGACCCTCAAGGGCGGCGGCAGCTTCCTCAAGCTCGACGCCAGCGGCGTGACCCTCTCCGGGGCCAACGTCCGGGTCAACTCCGGCGGCAGCCCGGGCAACGGCAGCGGCGCGGCGCCGCTGTTGCCGGGGCCGCCGCTCGACGCGGATGCGGCGACAGCGGGCCAGGTACTGGACAACCCGGCGCGTAGCCGTCCCGAGCGGAAGGGGCCGGAACAATTGATCGTCGATGTCTGGGGAGACCCGGCGCAAGGAAGCCAGGTCGTACTGTTGCCACCGGAGCGCGAGGCATGA
- a CDS encoding uroporphyrinogen-III C-methyltransferase has product MSEAVTPQDDARTSTSTPSPVAPDASRRSGTATGLALLALLVGVAGLGAGGWSFWQVQQLQGTERDQLAQLEDARGKTESLAQRNQQLAARLDALPTADELEARRRLVVELQGDQQHLSEQLKKVLGQSRQQWRLAEAEHLLRLASLRLSALQDVGSATELVQGADDILRAQNDPGAYAARAKLAASLEALRALPEPDRTGLFVQLAALREQVNQLQPLTPTFKEGESGASNVAWGDGNSTWELWWEKISRYIRIDFNAGQDIRPLLAGEQLAQVRLTIGLALEQAQWAALNGKQEVYEQALKQAQDVLDGYFNVELADSRALKLRIDELAKQPVTVQVPDLAPALSALQSYVSRREAAGNLVPEAQAAPATEGRP; this is encoded by the coding sequence GTGAGCGAAGCAGTCACTCCCCAAGACGACGCAAGAACTTCCACTTCCACCCCTTCTCCCGTTGCACCCGATGCATCCAGGCGTTCCGGTACCGCCACCGGCCTGGCGTTGCTCGCCCTGCTGGTTGGCGTGGCGGGACTCGGCGCGGGTGGCTGGAGCTTCTGGCAGGTCCAGCAGTTGCAGGGCACCGAGCGCGACCAACTGGCGCAGCTGGAAGATGCCCGTGGCAAGACCGAATCCCTGGCCCAGCGTAACCAGCAACTGGCTGCCCGCCTGGACGCTTTGCCTACCGCGGACGAACTGGAGGCCCGGCGACGCCTTGTGGTGGAGCTGCAGGGCGACCAGCAGCATCTCAGCGAGCAACTGAAGAAGGTCCTCGGCCAGAGCCGCCAGCAATGGCGACTGGCCGAGGCCGAACACCTGCTGCGCCTGGCCAGCCTGCGCCTGTCCGCCTTGCAGGACGTGGGCAGCGCCACCGAACTGGTGCAGGGCGCTGATGACATCCTGCGCGCGCAGAACGATCCCGGCGCCTATGCCGCCCGCGCCAAGCTGGCGGCCAGCCTCGAGGCCCTGCGTGCGTTGCCGGAGCCGGACCGTACCGGGCTGTTCGTGCAACTGGCGGCGTTGCGCGAGCAGGTCAACCAGTTGCAACCGCTCACGCCGACCTTCAAGGAAGGCGAAAGCGGTGCCAGCAATGTCGCCTGGGGCGACGGCAACAGCACCTGGGAGCTGTGGTGGGAGAAGATCTCGCGCTACATCCGCATCGACTTCAATGCCGGCCAGGACATTCGTCCGCTGCTGGCCGGCGAGCAATTGGCGCAGGTGCGCCTGACCATCGGCCTGGCCCTGGAGCAAGCCCAGTGGGCGGCGCTGAATGGCAAGCAGGAAGTCTACGAGCAGGCGCTGAAGCAGGCCCAGGACGTGCTGGACGGCTATTTCAACGTAGAGCTGGCCGACAGCCGCGCGTTGAAGTTGCGTATCGATGAGTTGGCGAAGCAGCCGGTCACCGTGCAGGTCCCTGACCTCGCACCGGCCCTGAGCGCCTTGCAGTCCTACGTGTCGCGCCGCGAGGCCGCCGGCAACCTGGTGCCCGAGGCGCAGGCGGCTCCGGCCACGGAGGGCCGTCCATGA
- the argH gene encoding argininosuccinate lyase, protein MSVEKTNQSWGGRFSEPVDAFVARFTASVDFDKRLYRHDIMGSIAHATMLAKVGVLSDAERDAIVDGLQQIQAEIEAGSFDWRVDLEDVHMNIEARLTDRIGVTGKKLHTGRSRNDQVATDIRLWLRDEIDTILAEITRLQEGLLGLAEAEADTIMPGFTHLQTAQPVTFGHHLLAWFEMLGRDYERLVDCRKRVNRMPLGSAALAGTTYPIQREITCQLLGFDAVGGNSLDGVSDRDFAIEFCAAASLAMMHLSRFSEELVLWTSAQFQFIDLPDRFCTGSSIMPQKKNPDVPELVRGKSGRVFGALTGLLTLMKGQPLAYNKDNQEDKEPLFDAADTLRDSLRAFADMVPAIRPRREIMREAARRGFSTATDLADYLVRKGLPFRDCHEIVGHAVKYGVDSGKDLAEMSLDELRRFSEQIDADVFDVLTLEGSVNARDHIGGTAPNQVRAAVARGRKLLAQR, encoded by the coding sequence ATGAGCGTAGAGAAGACCAACCAGTCCTGGGGCGGCCGCTTCAGCGAGCCCGTCGACGCCTTCGTCGCCCGTTTCACCGCCTCCGTCGACTTCGACAAGCGTCTCTACCGCCACGACATCATGGGTTCCATCGCCCACGCCACGATGCTGGCCAAGGTCGGCGTGCTGAGCGACGCCGAGCGCGATGCGATCGTCGACGGCCTGCAACAGATCCAGGCGGAAATCGAAGCCGGCAGCTTCGACTGGCGCGTCGACCTGGAAGACGTGCACATGAACATCGAGGCGCGCCTGACCGACCGCATCGGCGTCACCGGCAAGAAGCTCCACACCGGCCGCTCGCGCAACGACCAGGTGGCCACCGACATCCGCCTCTGGCTACGCGACGAGATCGACACCATCCTCGCCGAGATCACCCGCCTGCAGGAGGGCCTGCTGGGCCTGGCCGAAGCGGAAGCCGACACCATCATGCCCGGTTTCACCCACCTGCAGACCGCCCAGCCGGTGACCTTCGGCCACCACCTGCTGGCCTGGTTCGAGATGCTCGGCCGAGACTACGAGCGCCTGGTCGACTGCCGCAAGCGGGTCAACCGCATGCCGCTCGGCTCGGCGGCCCTGGCCGGCACCACCTACCCGATCCAGCGCGAGATCACCTGCCAGTTGCTGGGCTTCGACGCGGTTGGCGGCAACTCCCTGGACGGCGTCTCCGACCGCGACTTCGCCATCGAATTCTGCGCCGCCGCCAGCCTGGCGATGATGCACCTGTCGCGCTTCTCGGAAGAGCTGGTGCTGTGGACCAGCGCGCAGTTCCAGTTCATCGACCTGCCCGACCGCTTCTGCACCGGCTCCTCGATCATGCCGCAGAAGAAGAACCCCGACGTGCCGGAGCTGGTACGCGGCAAGTCCGGCCGGGTGTTCGGCGCCCTCACCGGCTTGCTGACCCTGATGAAGGGCCAGCCGCTGGCCTACAACAAGGACAACCAGGAAGACAAGGAACCGCTGTTCGACGCCGCCGACACCCTGCGCGATAGCCTGCGCGCCTTCGCCGACATGGTCCCGGCGATCCGGCCCCGGCGCGAGATCATGCGCGAGGCGGCACGCCGCGGTTTCTCCACCGCCACCGACCTGGCGGACTACCTGGTGCGCAAGGGCCTGCCGTTCCGCGACTGCCACGAGATCGTCGGCCACGCAGTGAAGTACGGCGTAGACAGCGGCAAGGACCTCGCCGAGATGAGCCTCGACGAACTGCGCCGCTTCAGCGAGCAGATCGACGCCGACGTCTTCGACGTGCTGACCCTGGAAGGCTCGGTCAACGCCCGCGACCATATCGGCGGCACCGCGCCGAACCAGGTCCGTGCCGCCGTCGCCCGCGGCAGAAAACTGCTGGCACAGCGCTGA
- the algZ gene encoding alginate biosynthesis two-component system sensor histidine kinase AlgZ: MPIRFKPGRSTRPAVQDDFFIPELCEAEALFTLVLLAELLVLVLVLAEPMTPSFNWVRLALASLFVQWIVLLSAALFCRLRPLLARLPVALAGSACCLLVVALTLGCTAVAEHYQLGGELTRAGEVNLYLRHALIALIMSALVLRYFYLQSQWRRQQQAELQARLESLQARIRPHFLFNSLNSIASLIELDPLKAEHAVLDLSDLFRASLAKPGTLVSWEEELALARRYLSIEQYRLGDRLQLDWQVHGVPANLPIPQLTLQPLLENALIYGIQPRVEGGLVQVEAVYREGVFQLCVSNPYDEALESPPSKGTRQALHNIDARLGALFGPKASLSVERRDGRHYTCLRYPCARLMQEA, from the coding sequence ATGCCTATCCGATTCAAGCCCGGCCGCTCGACCCGGCCGGCCGTCCAAGACGACTTCTTCATTCCCGAGCTCTGCGAAGCCGAAGCCCTGTTCACCCTGGTGCTGCTGGCGGAGCTGCTGGTGCTCGTGCTGGTGCTGGCGGAGCCGATGACGCCGAGCTTCAACTGGGTGCGCCTGGCCCTGGCGTCGCTGTTCGTGCAGTGGATCGTACTGCTCTCGGCGGCGCTGTTCTGCCGCCTGCGGCCATTGCTCGCACGCCTGCCGGTGGCGCTGGCGGGGAGTGCCTGCTGCCTGTTGGTGGTGGCCCTCACCCTGGGCTGCACGGCGGTCGCCGAGCACTATCAGCTGGGCGGAGAACTGACGCGTGCCGGCGAGGTCAATCTGTATCTGCGGCACGCGCTGATCGCGCTGATCATGTCCGCCCTGGTGCTGCGCTACTTTTACCTGCAGAGCCAGTGGCGCCGGCAGCAGCAGGCCGAGTTGCAGGCGCGCCTGGAATCGCTGCAGGCGCGGATTCGCCCGCACTTCCTGTTCAACAGCCTGAACAGCATCGCCAGCCTGATCGAGCTGGACCCGCTGAAGGCCGAGCATGCGGTGCTGGACCTGTCCGACCTGTTCCGGGCCAGCCTGGCGAAGCCCGGCACTTTAGTTTCCTGGGAGGAGGAACTGGCGCTGGCAAGGCGCTATCTTTCCATTGAGCAGTATCGTCTTGGCGATCGCCTGCAACTGGACTGGCAGGTGCACGGGGTGCCGGCCAACCTGCCGATCCCCCAACTGACCTTGCAGCCGCTGCTGGAAAATGCGCTTATCTATGGCATCCAGCCGCGGGTCGAAGGTGGCCTGGTGCAGGTCGAGGCGGTTTATCGTGAAGGAGTGTTCCAGCTATGTGTGAGCAACCCCTACGACGAGGCGCTCGAGTCGCCCCCGTCGAAAGGCACGCGACAGGCGTTACACAATATCGATGCACGACTTGGGGCACTTTTCGGGCCTAAAGCGAGTCTCAGCGTCGAGCGCCGTGACGGACGGCACTACACCTGTCTACGCTATCCATGTGCGCGACTCATGCAGGAAGCCTGA
- a CDS encoding Hcp family type VI secretion system effector, giving the protein MATPAYMSITGTKQGLITAGAFTEDSVGNTYQEGHEDQVMVQGFNHEVIIPRDPQSGQPTGQRVHKPVVITKVFDKASPLLLAALTSGERLTKVEIQWYRTSAAGTQEHYYTTVLEDAIIVDIKDYMHNCQDPGNAHFTHLEDVHFTYRKITWTHEVSGTSGSDDWRSPVAG; this is encoded by the coding sequence ATGGCAACCCCCGCCTATATGTCCATCACCGGCACCAAGCAGGGCCTGATCACCGCCGGCGCCTTCACCGAGGATTCGGTCGGCAACACCTACCAGGAAGGCCACGAGGACCAGGTGATGGTCCAGGGCTTCAACCACGAAGTGATCATCCCGCGCGACCCGCAGTCCGGCCAGCCGACCGGCCAGCGCGTGCACAAGCCGGTGGTCATCACCAAGGTCTTCGACAAGGCCTCGCCGCTGCTGCTGGCCGCCCTGACCTCCGGCGAGCGCCTGACCAAGGTGGAGATCCAGTGGTACCGCACCTCCGCCGCCGGCACCCAGGAGCACTACTACACCACCGTCCTGGAAGACGCGATCATCGTCGACATCAAGGACTACATGCACAACTGCCAGGACCCGGGCAACGCCCACTTCACCCACCTGGAAGACGTGCACTTCACCTACCGCAAGATCACCTGGACCCACGAAGTCTCCGGCACCTCCGGCTCCGACGACTGGCGCTCCCCGGTCGCCGGCTGA
- a CDS encoding uroporphyrinogen-III synthase, translated as MSGWRLLLTRPDEECAALAASLGEAGVHSSSLPLLAIDPLEETPEQRTLMLDLDRYCAVVVVSKPAARLGLERLDRYWPQPPQQTWCSVGAATAAILEAYGLDVTYPEQGDDSEALLALPAFQDSLRVHDPKVLIMRGEGGREFLAERLRGQGVQVDYLPLYRRRAPDYPAGELLARVRAERLNGLVVSSGQGLQNLYQLAAADWPEIGRLPLFVPSPRVAEMARELGAQRVIDCRGASAPALLAALTSAA; from the coding sequence GTGAGCGGCTGGCGGCTCCTGCTGACGCGCCCCGACGAGGAGTGCGCGGCCCTGGCCGCCAGCCTCGGCGAGGCGGGCGTCCATAGCAGCAGCCTGCCGCTGTTGGCGATCGATCCGCTGGAAGAAACCCCGGAGCAGCGTACGCTGATGCTCGACCTGGACCGCTACTGCGCGGTGGTGGTGGTCAGCAAGCCGGCGGCGCGCCTGGGGCTGGAGCGGCTCGACCGCTACTGGCCGCAGCCGCCGCAGCAGACCTGGTGCAGCGTCGGCGCGGCGACCGCGGCGATCCTCGAGGCCTACGGCCTCGACGTAACCTACCCTGAACAGGGCGACGACAGCGAAGCGTTGCTGGCGCTGCCGGCGTTCCAGGATTCCCTGCGCGTGCACGATCCGAAAGTGCTGATCATGCGCGGCGAAGGTGGCCGAGAATTCCTCGCCGAGCGCCTGCGCGGCCAAGGCGTGCAGGTGGACTACCTGCCACTCTACCGGCGCCGGGCTCCGGACTATCCGGCCGGAGAGCTGCTGGCAAGGGTGCGGGCGGAACGCCTGAACGGCCTGGTGGTCAGCAGTGGACAGGGTTTGCAAAATCTGTATCAGTTGGCGGCAGCCGATTGGCCCGAGATAGGCCGGTTGCCGCTGTTCGTACCCAGCCCGCGGGTCGCCGAGATGGCGCGCGAACTGGGTGCGCAACGGGTGATTGATTGCCGGGGCGCGAGCGCGCCGGCCTTGCTGGCGGCCCTGACGAGCGCCGCCTAG